The Blochmannia endosymbiont of Camponotus sp. genome includes a window with the following:
- the polA gene encoding DNA polymerase I, with translation MIAIINHPIILVDGSFYIHRAYHALPPLKTSNGEPVWVIYGVINMIKSLLARYQPVHMVIVFDTIGKTFRNNLFEKYKANRIKTPKDLSTQIDPLRKIIQAMGLPTLQVPNVEADDVIGTLAMFYAQSGNPVLISTGDKDMAQIVSPTITLINTMSNIIFTPKEVERKFGIPPALIADYLALIGDRSDNVPGVPGVGKKTAQILLKKIGNLKTLYNNLNRISLLKVRGAKSIQNILQINKEIAFLSYKLTTIKTDVSLDTSVYQLSIQQANIDALSSLFKRYEFKNWLIDLKSKKWLHKYQYLNKPLSNQHLKNTFLYQKNNLLLDYVKEKIVVKIIHDIGMLYHWIEKIKISKLFIFNIHTDIFNAATANIISICLSINPNESAYIPIKTNSINNHQDFLCLEEVLSTLQPILENSEIKKIGQHLKFSYAIFKRYNINLVGMAFDVILELYILYGTSDYQDIKKFLDQDTFKAVIDFKNNYHKNDIVSDVHNIQSQSLHAAKFSKSLFNLHYTLWPKINTNDKLKKIFEEIEMPLISILTRIENYGVLIDKKLLNAHSVELDSRLDALKLEAYQLVHTSFNLSSTKQLQEILYSQQKLPILKKTPTGAPSTNEEVLKKLSKKYPMPKIILQYRSLAKLKSTYTNKLIAMINEKSNRVHTSYNQTRTATGRLSSTNPNLQNIPNRNYDGRKIRQAFIAPTNFLIVAADYSQIELRIMAHLSQDITLINDFLSEKDIHTATASEIFVTALHLVTNEQRHQAKTINFGLIYGMSAFGLARQLSVTCKEAQKYVDRYFKRYPGVMRYMKHVREYANKYGYVSTLDGRKLYLPNIFSSNIYQKKSAERAAINAPMQGSAADIIKKAMISVDNWLQKNEIPARIIMQVHDELVFEVHHEIIDPVVKQIKKLMEACFIIDVPLKVDIGIGKNWEQAH, from the coding sequence ATGATTGCAATTATAAATCATCCAATAATTTTAGTGGATGGTTCTTTTTATATACATCGCGCATATCATGCGTTACCACCATTAAAAACCAGTAATGGAGAACCAGTATGGGTAATATATGGAGTAATCAACATGATAAAAAGTCTATTAGCGCGATATCAACCTGTTCATATGGTAATTGTTTTTGATACAATTGGAAAAACATTTCGTAATAACTTATTTGAAAAATATAAAGCTAATCGCATCAAAACCCCTAAAGATCTATCTACTCAAATAGATCCATTACGCAAAATAATACAAGCCATGGGATTGCCAACGCTTCAGGTGCCTAATGTAGAAGCAGACGATGTTATAGGTACGCTAGCCATGTTTTACGCGCAATCAGGAAATCCCGTATTAATTAGTACAGGAGATAAAGATATGGCCCAAATAGTATCACCTACGATAACTCTTATTAACACTATGTCAAATATTATATTTACTCCTAAAGAAGTAGAAAGAAAATTTGGAATACCGCCAGCGTTGATAGCTGATTATTTAGCGTTAATAGGAGATCGCTCTGATAATGTTCCTGGAGTTCCTGGAGTGGGAAAAAAAACTGCACAAATATTGTTAAAAAAAATAGGAAATTTAAAAACATTATATAATAATTTGAACAGAATTAGTCTATTGAAGGTACGAGGCGCTAAATCAATACAAAATATATTACAGATTAACAAAGAAATAGCATTTCTTTCTTATAAATTAACAACTATCAAAACAGATGTGTCTTTGGACACATCTGTCTATCAACTATCAATACAACAAGCAAATATTGATGCTTTATCGTCATTATTTAAACGATATGAATTCAAAAATTGGTTAATAGATTTAAAATCAAAAAAATGGTTACATAAATATCAATATTTAAATAAGCCATTATCAAATCAACACTTAAAAAATACGTTTTTATATCAAAAAAATAATTTATTATTAGATTATGTCAAAGAAAAAATAGTTGTCAAAATAATACATGATATTGGCATGCTGTATCATTGGATTGAAAAAATTAAAATATCTAAATTATTTATATTTAACATACATACAGATATATTTAACGCTGCTACAGCTAATATCATAAGCATATGTTTATCTATAAATCCTAATGAAAGCGCATATATTCCTATAAAAACTAATTCAATTAATAATCATCAGGATTTTTTATGTCTTGAAGAAGTACTATCAACGCTGCAGCCAATTTTAGAAAATTCAGAAATAAAAAAAATTGGACAACATTTAAAGTTTAGTTACGCTATATTTAAACGTTACAATATAAATTTAGTTGGTATGGCATTTGACGTTATATTAGAATTATACATATTGTATGGTACTTCCGATTATCAAGATATAAAAAAATTTTTAGATCAAGATACATTCAAAGCTGTTATAGATTTCAAAAATAATTATCATAAAAATGATATTGTCTCAGACGTACATAATATACAATCACAATCTCTACATGCTGCTAAATTTAGCAAATCCTTGTTCAATCTGCATTATACTTTATGGCCAAAGATAAACACAAACGATAAGCTAAAAAAAATATTTGAAGAAATAGAAATGCCTTTAATATCCATATTAACTCGTATCGAAAATTATGGCGTATTAATAGATAAAAAACTACTTAATGCTCATTCAGTAGAATTAGATTCTCGACTTGATGCATTAAAACTAGAAGCGTATCAATTAGTACATACTTCTTTTAATCTTTCTTCAACCAAGCAATTACAGGAAATATTATATAGTCAACAAAAATTGCCAATTTTAAAAAAAACACCTACCGGCGCTCCTTCAACCAATGAAGAAGTATTAAAAAAATTATCAAAAAAATATCCAATGCCAAAAATTATTTTACAGTATCGTAGTTTAGCTAAATTAAAATCTACTTATACCAATAAATTAATCGCTATGATTAACGAAAAATCAAATCGAGTACATACCTCGTATAATCAAACTAGAACTGCTACGGGACGTCTTTCTTCTACTAACCCAAATTTACAAAATATTCCGAATAGAAATTATGACGGTAGAAAAATACGTCAAGCTTTTATTGCTCCAACAAATTTTTTAATTGTAGCTGCAGATTATTCACAAATAGAATTAAGAATAATGGCGCACCTATCTCAAGATATCACATTAATCAACGATTTTCTTTCTGAAAAAGATATTCATACTGCAACAGCTTCTGAAATATTTGTAACTGCATTACATTTAGTAACCAATGAACAAAGACATCAAGCTAAAACTATCAATTTTGGATTAATTTATGGAATGAGTGCATTTGGATTAGCACGTCAATTATCAGTAACATGTAAAGAGGCGCAAAAGTATGTAGATCGTTATTTTAAACGGTATCCTGGAGTCATGAGATATATGAAACATGTTCGGGAATATGCCAATAAATATGGCTATGTATCTACATTAGATGGTCGAAAATTGTATTTGCCAAATATTTTTTCTTCTAATATTTACCAAAAAAAAAGTGCTGAAAGAGCGGCAATCAATGCTCCCATGCAAGGCAGTGCTGCTGATATTATTAAAAAAGCAATGATATCTGTTGATAATTGGTTGCAAAAAAATGAAATTCCAGCACGTATAATCATGCAGGTTCATGATGAATTAGTATTTGAAGTGCACCATGAAATCATAGATCCAGTTGTGAAACAAATTAAAAAATTAATGGAAGCATGCTTTATTATTGATGTACCATTAAAAGTAGATATCGGTATTGGAAAAAATTGGGAGCAAGCACATTAA
- the dsbA gene encoding thiol:disulfide interchange protein DsbA yields MKKLHLILIIIFLIFSCKSISSSIVEGKQYIRLNKPIHNAPKLLEFFSFYCPHCYQFEQIYHISNNIKQTLPKNVNFYKYHVNFLGNLGKQLTHAWAVAIVLGIENKISPILFIAIQKQQSIHTIDDIRAIFIKSGVNAKEFDTTWDSILVKSLVLDQEQAAINFHLRGVPSIFINGKYMIKNDKLDISSVNAYIRQFCELLNLLINKT; encoded by the coding sequence ATGAAAAAATTACATCTTATTTTGATAATAATTTTTTTAATATTTTCATGCAAAAGCATTTCGTCTTCAATTGTTGAAGGAAAACAATATATTCGATTAAATAAACCTATTCATAATGCTCCTAAACTACTAGAGTTTTTTTCTTTTTATTGTCCACATTGTTATCAGTTTGAACAAATTTATCATATTTCGAACAATATAAAACAAACACTACCTAAAAACGTAAATTTTTATAAATATCATGTAAATTTTTTAGGTAATTTAGGCAAACAATTAACGCACGCTTGGGCTGTGGCGATAGTATTAGGAATAGAAAATAAAATTAGTCCCATATTATTTATAGCAATACAAAAACAACAATCTATCCATACCATAGACGATATTCGTGCAATATTTATTAAATCTGGCGTTAATGCAAAAGAATTTGATACTACTTGGGATAGTATATTAGTAAAATCCTTAGTCTTAGATCAAGAACAGGCAGCAATAAATTTTCATCTGAGAGGGGTTCCATCAATATTTATCAATGGTAAATATATGATAAAAAACGACAAGTTGGATATATCATCAGTAAATGCCTATATACGACAATTTTGTGAATTATTAAATTTACTCATAAATAAAACATAA
- the ubiD gene encoding 4-hydroxy-3-polyprenylbenzoate decarboxylase has product MKYKDLRDFIKILEYRGDLKRITLPINPDLEITEIADRTIKSGGPALFFENPKGYTIPVLCNLFGTTNRIALGMGKENFLSLRDVGKLLAFLKEPELPTGIRDFFSKMPHFRHILHMPIKRVSTAPCQENIWCNTDVDITHMPIMRCWPKDISPIITWGITITRGPKKKRQNLGIYRQQVLSKNKILIRWLSHRGGALDFQEWNKYTSEKRFPITVALGADPATLLGAVIPIPDTLSEYAFSGLLRGYKTEVIKCISCDLDVPANSEIILEGYLERGKTAMEGPFGDHTGYYNTTAQFPVCTITHITQRNNPIYHSTYTGRPPDEPAILGMAMNEVFIPIIQKQFPEIIDFYLPPEGCSYRLAVVTIKKQYIGHAKRVIFGIWSFLKQFMYTKFIIICDDDINARDWNDVIWAITTRMDPARDTIIVENTPIDYLDFSSPISGLGAKIGMDATNKWPGETEREWGIPIKMHNTVRHYIDSIWDKLNIFNKKQ; this is encoded by the coding sequence ATGAAATACAAAGATTTGCGTGATTTTATTAAAATTTTAGAGTATAGAGGAGACTTAAAAAGAATTACTCTTCCTATTAATCCTGATTTGGAGATAACAGAAATTGCTGATCGTACCATTAAATCTGGAGGACCAGCACTCTTTTTTGAAAACCCTAAAGGATACACAATACCTGTTCTTTGTAATTTGTTTGGTACTACTAATAGAATAGCTTTAGGTATGGGAAAAGAAAATTTCCTATCATTACGTGATGTTGGAAAATTGCTAGCATTTTTAAAAGAACCTGAGCTTCCAACAGGAATACGTGATTTTTTTTCTAAAATGCCTCATTTTCGCCATATTTTACATATGCCTATCAAGCGAGTAAGTACAGCTCCATGTCAAGAAAATATTTGGTGTAATACAGACGTAGATATTACACATATGCCAATAATGCGTTGTTGGCCTAAAGATATATCTCCTATAATTACTTGGGGGATCACGATAACTCGCGGACCTAAAAAAAAACGGCAAAATCTTGGAATTTATCGCCAACAAGTGCTATCTAAAAACAAAATTCTTATAAGATGGCTATCTCATCGTGGCGGAGCATTAGATTTTCAGGAATGGAATAAATATACTTCAGAAAAAAGATTTCCCATCACTGTAGCACTAGGGGCTGATCCAGCTACTTTACTAGGAGCAGTAATCCCTATCCCTGATACATTATCAGAGTATGCGTTTTCCGGACTATTAAGAGGTTATAAAACTGAAGTAATTAAATGTATTTCATGTGACTTGGATGTTCCAGCTAATTCTGAAATCATATTGGAAGGATATTTAGAGCGCGGTAAAACAGCAATGGAAGGGCCTTTTGGAGATCACACAGGATACTATAATACTACTGCTCAATTTCCAGTGTGTACTATTACCCACATTACTCAAAGAAATAATCCAATTTATCACTCTACTTATACTGGACGCCCACCAGACGAACCTGCGATTCTTGGAATGGCAATGAATGAAGTATTTATTCCTATCATACAAAAACAATTCCCAGAAATTATAGATTTTTATTTACCTCCTGAAGGTTGTTCATATAGACTGGCTGTCGTAACTATAAAAAAACAATATATTGGACATGCCAAGCGTGTTATCTTTGGAATATGGTCCTTTCTAAAACAATTTATGTATACTAAATTTATTATTATATGTGATGACGATATTAATGCACGGGATTGGAATGATGTTATATGGGCAATTACTACACGCATGGATCCTGCTCGAGATACTATAATAGTAGAAAATACTCCAATTGATTACCTTGATTTTTCTAGTCCAATTTCTGGATTAGGCGCTAAAATAGGTATGGATGCTACAAACAAATGGCCTGGAGAAACTGAAAGAGAATGGGGCATCCCAATTAAGATGCACAATACAGTACGACATTATATTGATAGTATTTGGGATAAATTAAACATATTTAATAAAAAACAATAA